A genomic stretch from Erigeron canadensis isolate Cc75 chromosome 9, C_canadensis_v1, whole genome shotgun sequence includes:
- the LOC122582188 gene encoding probable pectinesterase/pectinesterase inhibitor 41, translated as MSNLFLLTFITIFLSYTTLLALSQPSSASTICQYTRYPSFCRSSLPINNSTANVYDYGRFSVRKSISAANKFANLIDKYLSRSSILTPGAISALQDCRYLAGVNIDFLTNAFQTVDKTQTAISTMKSEDIQTMLSAILTNTQTCIDGIQATASSWSSKNGFLAPLTNDNKLYSVSLSLFNKGWGVKNKKKRSLTSHKKHLGFKNGRLPLKMSEKTKAIFETMGRRKLLQTDDGGDQVVVSDIVVVSQDGLGNFTTITDAVNFAPNKSEAADGYFMIYVTAGIYEEYVNIPKNKYYLMIIGDGINQTVITGNRNVVDGSTTFNSATFIVTAPNFVAVNITIRNTAGAIKHQAVALRNGADLSTFYSCSFEGYQDTLYTHSLRQFYRECDIYGTVDFIFGNAAVVFQNCNLYPRLPMSGQFNAITAQGRTDPGQNTGTIIQNCNIRAAEDLGSTKTYLGRPWKEYSRTVYMKTYMDTLIDGAGWREWSGDFALNTSYYAEFDNLGPGSDTSRRVTWPGFHVINATDAVNFTTSSFVMGDEFLPQTGVPYMGGL; from the exons atgtctaaTTTATTCTTACTAacctttatcacaatcttccTTTCTTACACCACCTTATTAGCCTTATCGCAACCATCATCCGCCTCGACCATATGTCAATACACACGATACCCGTCGTTTTGTCGATCGTCTCTGCCGATCAACAACTCGACGGCCAATGTATATGACTACGGACGTTTTTCTGTCCGTAAGTCCATATCTGCGGCCAATAAATTTGCTAACTTAATCGATAAATACCTTTCTCGTTCCTCTATCTTAACCCCGGGCGCTATTAGCGCCCTACAAGATTGTCGATATCTGGCTGGTGTCAATATCGACTTTCTTACAAACGCTTTTCAAACCGTAGACAAAACCCAAACCGCGATTTCCACAATGAAATCGGAAGATATCCAAACAATGCTTAGTGCCATTTTGACCAACACTCAAACATGTATAGATGGGATCCAAGCAACGGCTTCTTCATGGAGCTCGAAAAACGGGTTTTTAGCACCTCTTACTAATGATAACAAGTTGTATAGTGTTTCATTATCCTTGTTTAACAAAGGTTGGGGTGTtaagaacaagaaaaaaagGTCACTAACTTCACATAAAAAACATTTAGGCTTCAAAAACGGACGGTTGCCGTTAAAAATGTCCGAAAAAACGAAAGCGATTTTCGAGACAATGGGACGACGAAAGCTTCTTCAAACGGATGATGGAGGTGATCAAGTTGTTGTCAGTGATATTGTGGTGGTTAGTCAAGATGGTTTGGGCAATTTTACTACTATTACTGATGCGGTAAATTTTGCTCCAAATAAATCTGAAGCTGCTGATGGCtattttatgatttatgttaCCGCGGGTATTTATGAAGAGTATGTCAATATTCCTAAGAATAAATATTATCTTATGATAATCGGAGATGGGATTAATCAAACCGTTATTACTGGAAATCGTAATGTTGTTGATGGCTCCACCACTTTCAACTCGGCTACATTTA TCGTGACAGCGCCTAATTTTGTAGCAGTCAACATAACGATCCGTAACACAGCGGGAGCAATAAAGCACCAAGCCGTGGCACTACGAAACGGGGCCGACTTATCAACATTTTATAGTTGTAGTTTTGAAGGGTACCAAGATACGTTATACACACATTCTCTTAGACAATTCTATAGAGAATGTGACATATACGGTACAGTTGATTTCATATTTGGAAACGCAGCTgttgtttttcaaaattgtaACTTGTACCCACGGTTACCAATGTCGGGTCAGTTCAATGCCATTACAGCACAAGGCAGAACTGACCCAGGCCAGAATACTGGCACTATAATACAAAATTGTAATATTCGGGCCGCGGAAGACTTGGGGTCAACCAAGACTTATTTAGGGAGGCCGTGGAAAGAGTATTCAAGGACGGTTTACATGAAAACGTACATGGATACGTTGATTGATGGAGCAGGATGGCGCGAATGGTCTGGTGATTTTGCGTTGAATACGTCGTATTATGCCGAGTTTGATAACTTGGGTCCGGGGTCGGATACTAGTAGGCGAGTGACATGGCCGGGATTTCATGTTATTAATGCTACGGATGCGGTTAATTTTACGACTTCTAGTTTTGTGATGGGTGATGAGTTTTTACCTCAAACGGGGGTGCCTTATATGGGTGGCTTGTGA